Proteins encoded together in one Rossellomorea sp. y25 window:
- the mce gene encoding methylmalonyl-CoA epimerase gives MKKTIDHIGVAVRNIEDTIHFYEKVLGAKLIDRYRSDAKGVESEIAIMEVDGARTELLAPTNNDTSPIARFIKQKGKGVHHIAYRVDDLDAALEELKHQGIRTLEDSLRINKHGRRLIYLNPADTEGTIIEYCDYPDGENI, from the coding sequence ATGAAAAAGACAATCGACCATATTGGAGTAGCTGTAAGAAACATAGAAGATACCATCCACTTTTACGAGAAGGTTCTAGGGGCCAAGCTGATCGACCGCTATCGAAGCGATGCCAAGGGTGTCGAAAGCGAAATTGCCATCATGGAGGTGGACGGTGCGAGAACCGAATTACTTGCGCCGACAAATAATGATACATCACCCATCGCACGGTTCATCAAGCAAAAAGGCAAGGGCGTCCATCACATCGCCTATCGTGTGGATGACCTCGATGCCGCTCTCGAAGAACTGAAGCATCAGGGGATCCGCACATTGGAGGATAGTCTTCGCATCAACAAGCATGGCAGGAGATTGATCTACTTGAACCCTGCTGATACGGAAGGCACGATCATTGAGTACTGTGATTATCCCGATGGGGAAAATATCTAG
- a CDS encoding YibE/F family protein: protein MTVQLYLAAILFILMITIGGKKGARSFVALFLNFGVLLFTIILMNDPNMNPIILTLIACTLISCISLFFISEINIKTGTAFLSTIITTGLLLFFILMLTDQAMIQGFSEEETEEIGAFSLFVGVDFVKIGASMIIMSTIGAIIDLSISISSPMREIAYHNPTISRKNLFSSGLSIGRDILGTSTNTLFFAFFGGYMGLLIWFKDLSYSIGEIVNSKVFSSEMIFIGSAGIGVALAIPVTSWITAYFLVKRRSESNDRIER from the coding sequence ATGACTGTACAACTGTATCTCGCAGCCATCCTTTTCATCTTAATGATCACGATTGGTGGAAAAAAAGGTGCACGCTCCTTTGTAGCTCTATTCCTGAACTTCGGCGTGCTTCTTTTCACCATCATTTTGATGAATGATCCAAATATGAATCCAATCATCCTCACGCTGATCGCCTGCACCCTGATCAGCTGCATATCCCTGTTTTTCATCAGTGAGATCAACATCAAGACGGGGACAGCCTTTCTTTCGACGATCATCACCACCGGCTTACTGCTCTTCTTCATCCTGATGTTGACGGATCAGGCGATGATCCAGGGATTCAGTGAAGAGGAAACCGAGGAAATCGGGGCGTTTTCCTTATTTGTCGGAGTGGACTTTGTGAAAATCGGGGCATCCATGATTATCATGAGTACGATCGGTGCCATCATTGATTTATCCATCTCGATTTCCTCGCCCATGCGTGAAATCGCCTATCACAACCCCACCATCAGCAGAAAAAATCTATTCTCCTCGGGGCTGAGCATTGGCAGGGATATCCTTGGAACCAGCACGAATACGCTGTTTTTTGCTTTCTTCGGAGGCTATATGGGGCTGCTGATCTGGTTCAAGGACTTATCCTACTCAATCGGGGAAATCGTGAATTCCAAAGTATTCAGTTCCGAAATGATCTTCATCGGTTCAGCGGGGATCGGTGTTGCCCTCGCGATTCCGGTCACTTCCTGGATCACGGCTTACTTTTTGGTGAAGCGGAGAAGCGAGTCGAATGACAGGATTGAACGGTGA
- a CDS encoding YibE/F family protein: MFAQITERKNLSSKHLFIYITLTLCVAASLYFVYHNHEWYDRPIAEVISTKIVETTEMEDMNGNKDKLYSQHVIAELKNGVQKGEMITLTNEYSSSGATDQEYHPGNELFVSIDSSSAGTTELAGNIEDVKRDTYMMIIGWVFILLLLVVGKKQGLFSLITLGVNAVILSYALDIYLNSEDISLLAVCSIGVILFTGISLLFVNGFNEKTYAAVVATLIGTFMTLLIAYVVVGFTSGNGLRYEEMQFLTRPYEMVFMAGILVGCLGAVMDVAITLSSSIFGLYEKNPDISIKALRKSGFDIGQDIMGTMTNILFFVYISGAIPMLILFFKNASPLGFTLSMNLSLEMARALTGGIGIVLAIPIAIYTSIFFVNRKKARA; the protein is encoded by the coding sequence TTGTTTGCACAAATCACTGAACGCAAAAACTTGAGTTCCAAACATCTTTTTATATACATCACCCTCACACTATGCGTGGCCGCTTCCCTCTATTTCGTCTACCACAATCATGAATGGTATGATCGACCGATTGCCGAAGTGATCAGTACGAAGATTGTGGAAACGACGGAAATGGAGGATATGAATGGAAATAAGGATAAGCTCTACTCCCAGCATGTCATAGCTGAATTGAAGAACGGGGTTCAAAAGGGAGAGATGATCACTTTAACCAATGAATATTCTTCCTCAGGGGCCACTGATCAGGAATATCACCCCGGGAACGAATTATTCGTAAGTATCGATTCATCTTCAGCAGGAACGACGGAGCTGGCCGGGAACATAGAAGACGTCAAGCGGGATACATACATGATGATCATCGGTTGGGTTTTTATCCTGCTCTTATTAGTGGTCGGGAAGAAGCAGGGGCTGTTCTCCCTGATCACCCTTGGAGTCAATGCCGTCATCCTGTCCTATGCCCTGGATATTTACCTGAACTCAGAGGATATAAGCCTGTTGGCAGTATGCAGCATCGGGGTGATTTTATTTACCGGTATATCCCTTTTATTCGTCAATGGCTTTAATGAAAAAACGTATGCAGCAGTTGTTGCGACCTTGATTGGAACGTTCATGACACTCTTGATTGCTTATGTTGTGGTCGGATTCACCTCCGGAAACGGTCTCCGTTACGAGGAGATGCAATTCCTTACCCGTCCATATGAAATGGTGTTCATGGCAGGGATACTCGTGGGGTGCTTGGGAGCGGTGATGGATGTCGCCATCACCCTATCGTCGTCCATCTTCGGACTGTACGAGAAGAATCCCGACATCTCCATCAAAGCGTTGAGGAAGTCGGGATTCGATATCGGCCAGGACATCATGGGAACGATGACGAATATTTTGTTCTTCGTCTATATCAGCGGGGCGATTCCCATGCTCATTCTTTTTTTCAAAAATGCTTCTCCACTCGGTTTCACCCTTTCCATGAATCTTTCACTGGAAATGGCGAGGGCACTGACCGGGGGAATCGGCATTGTACTAGCAATCCCGATCGCCATCTATACATCCATCTTTTTTGTTAACAGAAAGAAGGCTAGAGCATGA
- a CDS encoding four-helix bundle copper-binding protein codes for MSHEQYQSAINALHECMVACNHCYDSCLKEEDLNMMKECIRYDRECADMCAYLEQSLVRGTPFASELARVCAAICEACGEECKKHDHDHCQACADACFKCAEECKKIA; via the coding sequence TTGTCACACGAACAATACCAATCGGCCATCAACGCACTCCATGAATGTATGGTGGCGTGTAATCATTGTTACGATTCTTGTCTAAAGGAAGAAGATCTCAACATGATGAAAGAATGTATCCGGTACGATAGGGAATGTGCGGATATGTGTGCATACTTAGAACAATCCTTAGTAAGAGGGACTCCATTTGCGTCTGAGCTTGCCAGAGTGTGTGCTGCGATTTGTGAAGCATGTGGGGAAGAATGCAAGAAGCATGATCATGATCATTGTCAGGCATGTGCCGATGCTTGCTTCAAATGTGCAGAAGAATGTAAGAAAATCGCCTAA
- a CDS encoding response regulator transcription factor, translated as MNTILLIDDERRMLNLLELYLKPHGYVCKKKNNGYDAIQSVKKHSVDLVILDIMMPELSGFQTCEKIREFSNVPIIMLTARGDKDDVIKGLNAGADDYITKPFDEGELVARVNAQFRRIKQYDQVEDHHLTRGAFTLDEDSYTLKYENEISPLTLKEYKILHSLMKNTERVYTREQLLLMVWDIHSTTDIRTVDSHIRNLREKLKKAGFPIEHHLKTIWGIGYQWKT; from the coding sequence GTGAATACCATTTTATTAATCGATGATGAAAGAAGGATGCTGAACCTGCTGGAGCTTTATCTGAAGCCTCACGGGTATGTATGCAAAAAGAAAAATAACGGCTATGACGCAATTCAGTCTGTTAAAAAACATTCCGTAGACCTGGTCATATTGGATATCATGATGCCTGAGCTCAGTGGCTTTCAAACCTGTGAAAAAATCAGGGAGTTTTCAAACGTCCCCATCATCATGTTAACGGCCAGGGGTGATAAGGATGACGTCATTAAAGGCTTAAACGCCGGGGCTGATGACTATATCACAAAACCCTTTGACGAAGGGGAACTGGTCGCACGTGTGAACGCTCAATTCAGAAGGATCAAACAGTATGACCAAGTAGAGGATCATCACTTGACCAGAGGGGCTTTTACGTTGGATGAAGACTCCTACACGTTAAAATATGAAAATGAAATCAGCCCTCTGACGTTAAAAGAATATAAAATCCTGCACTCCTTGATGAAGAACACTGAACGGGTATACACCCGGGAACAGCTCCTTCTCATGGTATGGGATATCCATTCCACGACCGATATCCGAACCGTGGATTCCCATATCAGGAATTTAAGGGAAAAGCTGAAAAAAGCAGGCTTCCCCATTGAACATCATTTGAAAACAATATGGGGCATCGGCTACCAGTGGAAAACATAA
- a CDS encoding HAMP domain-containing sensor histidine kinase — MKKISTKLALYFTIAVLVMEGLLMLYLHDNIIDTRIEEEFQSILSRGNSHRDVLEDRYSETTLHHIALMESKTETEVVITDQNHNVIIGSRVLTDGMRELIQVTPESLTREGRVIESNWKDMNYLSTVTSFESERNEGYVYMFKSATPLRNLISQLNSHFLLAGILSLIILTGIHFLLSKLLTRPLLKMKQATEKLSKGNFEVKLPELGQDELGDLSDSIQRLATDLETIQQERTEFLANISHELRTPLTYVQGYANVALREDIPESERKEYLNIIQEESKTILTLIENLFELAKIDENNFSIQTETIDSGSFYQKVINKVAPVFKSKGIDLILTVKEDFPFHADPIRLEQIVMNLLDNALKHSPPHSTTEVTVERNESGNMNLLINDQGMGIPPDELPQVFNRMYRVEKSRSREFGGSGLGLSIVKELVEAHGGQISIQSQRNKGTSINIIL; from the coding sequence ATGAAGAAAATTTCAACAAAGTTAGCCCTCTACTTCACGATTGCGGTTCTCGTGATGGAAGGGTTATTGATGCTCTATCTACATGACAATATCATCGATACACGGATCGAGGAAGAATTTCAATCGATTCTATCACGGGGGAACAGTCATCGTGATGTGTTAGAGGATCGTTATTCGGAAACGACGCTCCACCACATAGCCCTCATGGAATCCAAAACGGAAACGGAAGTTGTGATCACAGATCAAAACCATAACGTCATCATTGGTTCACGTGTATTAACGGATGGGATGCGTGAACTAATCCAAGTCACCCCTGAATCGTTGACCCGTGAAGGAAGGGTCATCGAATCAAATTGGAAGGATATGAATTATTTATCTACCGTTACATCCTTCGAAAGTGAACGGAACGAAGGATATGTCTATATGTTCAAAAGCGCCACACCGTTGCGGAACCTGATCAGCCAATTGAACAGCCATTTCCTTCTCGCAGGAATACTTAGTCTCATCATCTTAACGGGGATCCATTTTCTCCTATCGAAACTTCTGACGCGTCCCTTGTTAAAAATGAAGCAGGCGACGGAAAAATTGAGCAAAGGGAATTTTGAGGTGAAACTTCCGGAACTCGGTCAGGATGAACTTGGGGATCTATCGGATTCCATTCAGAGGCTGGCGACAGATCTAGAGACCATTCAACAGGAGCGTACTGAATTCCTAGCGAATATTTCTCATGAGCTCAGAACCCCCCTGACATATGTTCAAGGATATGCCAATGTGGCTCTTCGAGAGGACATCCCGGAATCTGAACGAAAAGAATATCTGAACATCATCCAAGAAGAATCCAAAACCATCCTGACGTTGATCGAAAATTTATTTGAGCTGGCAAAGATTGATGAAAACAATTTTTCCATTCAAACTGAAACCATCGATTCGGGCTCTTTTTATCAAAAAGTCATCAACAAGGTTGCTCCTGTTTTTAAAAGTAAGGGAATCGATCTCATTTTGACTGTGAAGGAGGATTTCCCGTTCCATGCCGATCCCATTCGACTTGAACAAATCGTCATGAACTTATTGGATAACGCCCTAAAACATTCGCCCCCGCATTCAACGACTGAAGTGACGGTTGAGCGAAACGAATCAGGGAATATGAACCTCCTAATTAACGACCAGGGAATGGGAATCCCACCGGATGAACTTCCACAGGTATTCAACAGGATGTACCGGGTGGAGAAATCACGTTCCAGGGAATTTGGCGGATCCGGTCTCGGGCTATCCATTGTCAAAGAACTGGTGGAAGCACACGGCGGTCAAATTTCAATACAAAGTCAACGAAATAAAGGAACATCGATCAACATTATTCTGTGA
- a CDS encoding YdhK family protein: MTQNSKKTILLLFTALFLLLGACSNNEEDMGHEDGNDQEMKEEMDGMDHDDMDHSSSGEVPEGLKEAANPTYAAGSKAIIQDDHMEGMKGAEATITGAYETFVYTVSYTPTTGGEKVEDHKWIIHEEIADHGEERYSSGDEVVLNADHMKGMEGATATIDSVEETTVYMVDFTPVTGGEEVKNHKWVTESELSPAE, encoded by the coding sequence ATGACTCAAAATAGTAAAAAAACGATCCTATTACTTTTTACAGCACTGTTTCTCCTGTTGGGTGCCTGCTCCAACAATGAAGAGGATATGGGACATGAAGACGGAAATGACCAGGAGATGAAGGAAGAAATGGACGGGATGGACCATGATGACATGGATCACTCAAGTTCAGGAGAAGTACCTGAAGGCTTGAAGGAAGCGGCGAATCCCACCTATGCAGCAGGAAGTAAAGCCATCATCCAAGATGACCATATGGAAGGGATGAAGGGAGCCGAAGCCACAATCACAGGTGCTTACGAGACCTTTGTCTATACCGTTTCCTATACACCAACCACTGGCGGAGAAAAAGTGGAAGATCATAAATGGATCATTCATGAAGAAATTGCCGATCATGGTGAGGAACGTTATTCATCTGGGGATGAAGTCGTCCTAAACGCCGATCACATGAAAGGGATGGAAGGCGCGACCGCGACAATTGATTCCGTTGAAGAGACGACGGTGTATATGGTGGATTTCACACCAGTAACAGGTGGGGAAGAGGTAAAGAATCATAAATGGGTGACAGAGAGCGAGTTGTCACCGGCTGAATAA
- a CDS encoding serine hydrolase encodes MSKHTELRNLIDQSCQELDFSGVVLVKQGTEVVSESARDYANRSDRLPNKPTTRFGIASGSKLFTSIGIAQLVEKGALSFDTRLKDCLDIDFPHFDDRVTVHHLLTHTSGIPDYFDEEVMSDFEELWKETPVYHMRSLRDFLPFFQSGQMKFTPGDRFHYNNAGFILLGLIIEQQTGQSFTEYIESEIFHKAGMDHSGYFSLDCLPSNTAVGYIEEENTWRTNLYSIPVKGGADGGAFITASDMMSLWEALFSYKLVNEETTGKLLTPHVHVNGEVHYGYGIWMNQRNEEIYKFHVMGYDPGVSFRASFYPALDLKLAIPSNRESGPFEVTKSIEGYFEI; translated from the coding sequence ATGAGCAAACATACCGAGCTGCGTAATCTAATTGATCAAAGCTGTCAAGAACTCGACTTCTCTGGTGTCGTCCTAGTTAAACAAGGGACAGAAGTTGTATCCGAAAGCGCCCGTGACTATGCGAACCGATCTGATCGCCTTCCGAACAAACCGACTACACGATTCGGAATTGCCTCCGGGAGTAAGTTATTTACGAGCATAGGAATAGCCCAATTGGTTGAAAAAGGGGCACTCTCTTTTGACACTCGTCTAAAGGATTGTTTGGATATCGACTTTCCTCATTTTGATGACCGTGTGACCGTCCATCATCTTTTGACACATACATCAGGCATTCCGGATTATTTTGATGAAGAAGTGATGTCTGATTTTGAAGAGCTATGGAAAGAAACACCAGTTTATCACATGAGATCGCTACGGGATTTCCTGCCATTCTTTCAATCCGGTCAGATGAAATTCACTCCCGGTGATCGATTTCATTATAATAATGCAGGTTTCATCCTATTGGGATTGATCATTGAACAGCAAACAGGGCAGTCTTTTACAGAATATATAGAATCTGAGATTTTCCATAAAGCAGGCATGGACCACTCTGGCTATTTTTCATTGGACTGCCTTCCTTCCAACACGGCAGTCGGATATATAGAGGAAGAGAATACATGGAGAACCAACCTCTATTCAATTCCTGTAAAAGGCGGGGCTGACGGCGGTGCGTTTATTACAGCATCAGACATGATGAGCCTTTGGGAAGCTTTATTTTCTTATAAACTGGTAAATGAAGAAACGACCGGGAAGCTGCTGACCCCTCATGTCCATGTGAATGGAGAAGTGCACTACGGGTATGGAATATGGATGAATCAAAGGAATGAGGAGATCTACAAGTTTCATGTGATGGGCTATGATCCCGGAGTCAGTTTCCGCGCCTCATTTTACCCTGCACTTGACTTGAAGCTGGCAATTCCATCTAATAGAGAATCTGGCCCGTTTGAAGTGACGAAATCGATTGAAGGTTATTTTGAAATCTGA
- a CDS encoding HAD family hydrolase, whose translation MDSIIFDLDGTLWDPIESVLEAWNNVINEHNQLKEGITREHLEGTMGLQMKEIGKKLFPELNEEEREQLLKDLSSHEIPHLSKHGGSLYNHVEKVLVELSKKSKLFIVSNCQDGYIEAFYDYHGLDKHFIDYENPGRTGLSKGENIKLIIERNHLIDPVYVGDTEGDQRAAKEAGIPFIYARYGFGEAKEYTQAIDSFDELLNIF comes from the coding sequence ATGGACAGCATCATCTTCGACCTGGACGGCACACTTTGGGACCCAATAGAATCCGTACTGGAAGCATGGAACAACGTCATCAACGAACATAACCAGTTAAAAGAAGGCATAACAAGGGAGCATCTTGAGGGAACCATGGGGCTTCAAATGAAGGAAATCGGGAAGAAATTGTTCCCTGAATTGAACGAAGAGGAGCGGGAGCAGCTACTGAAAGATCTGTCCAGTCATGAAATCCCGCACTTAAGTAAGCATGGAGGGAGTCTCTATAACCATGTGGAAAAGGTGCTTGTAGAGCTGTCGAAGAAGTCCAAGCTGTTTATCGTGAGCAACTGTCAGGACGGATACATCGAGGCCTTTTATGACTATCATGGACTGGATAAGCATTTCATCGATTATGAGAACCCCGGCAGAACAGGTCTTTCAAAAGGTGAGAATATTAAGCTGATCATCGAACGCAACCATTTAATTGACCCAGTATACGTAGGTGATACAGAAGGGGACCAAAGGGCGGCAAAAGAAGCAGGGATTCCATTTATCTATGCCCGCTATGGATTTGGGGAGGCGAAAGAATACACCCAAGCCATTGATTCATTTGATGAGCTGCTGAATATTTTCTGA
- a CDS encoding HAMP domain-containing sensor histidine kinase, with translation MKEFNGRLHKKYYYMIVSLIIVLMIAGLLVDNPVNSRFAVHGVMIVIISGCLLIYPWYENAWMRYMTVISSTGYFYTLFYLYPETWSGFILLCFIPAFSILFFDKRLFYFSLVINFAFIAFTFGYIGFVDKGQDYPYIYTDLVGNVVNFLASQVLLYFIFHLTNLRIQKQRVYYEQVQQAERMRTTGQLAAAVAHEIRNPLTVVNGFLQFYVENPALSQSQKQNFSLMINELDTAEHVISQFLSVSKPDQGEKVDNVDIELVLQDVTELLNMYGLLNDNGIDLNVEKDCHVAVNSIEFKQLFINLMKNAIEASPHSGSVKVTATKVKGHVCIRIIDNGRGMSQEEVKNLGTPFYSLKSKGTGLGLMICFNIVEKYKGTIHFDSETGKGTTVTLRFPLVDV, from the coding sequence ATGAAAGAATTTAATGGCCGATTACATAAGAAATACTATTATATGATTGTTTCGTTGATCATCGTCCTGATGATAGCGGGTTTACTGGTGGATAATCCGGTCAATTCACGATTCGCGGTGCATGGAGTGATGATCGTGATCATCTCTGGCTGTCTATTGATTTATCCTTGGTATGAGAATGCGTGGATGAGATATATGACGGTCATTTCGTCGACCGGTTATTTTTACACCCTGTTTTACTTGTATCCGGAAACCTGGTCGGGGTTTATTTTACTTTGTTTTATTCCTGCTTTTTCGATTCTCTTTTTTGACAAGAGGCTTTTTTATTTTTCGCTTGTGATCAATTTTGCTTTCATTGCCTTTACATTCGGTTATATCGGGTTCGTGGATAAGGGGCAGGATTATCCTTACATATACACAGATTTAGTAGGGAATGTGGTGAACTTCCTGGCAAGTCAGGTCCTGCTGTATTTTATCTTTCATTTAACGAATCTGCGGATTCAGAAGCAGCGGGTTTACTATGAACAGGTGCAGCAGGCGGAGCGGATGAGGACGACTGGTCAGCTGGCGGCGGCTGTCGCCCATGAAATCCGGAATCCCTTGACCGTGGTGAATGGATTTCTTCAATTTTATGTGGAAAATCCCGCATTAAGTCAAAGCCAGAAGCAGAATTTTTCCCTTATGATCAATGAACTCGATACGGCGGAGCATGTCATTTCACAGTTCCTCTCCGTTTCAAAGCCCGATCAAGGGGAGAAGGTGGACAACGTTGATATTGAACTGGTTCTGCAAGATGTAACGGAACTCCTCAACATGTACGGTTTGTTGAATGATAATGGCATTGATCTCAACGTGGAAAAGGATTGTCATGTGGCGGTCAATTCTATTGAATTTAAGCAGCTTTTCATCAATCTAATGAAAAATGCCATCGAAGCTTCCCCGCATAGCGGGTCCGTTAAGGTGACGGCTACCAAAGTAAAAGGCCATGTCTGCATTCGAATTATTGACAACGGACGTGGAATGAGTCAGGAGGAAGTGAAAAACCTCGGTACTCCTTTCTATTCCTTGAAGAGTAAAGGAACCGGCCTGGGTCTTATGATTTGCTTCAACATTGTGGAGAAATATAAGGGGACCATACACTTTGACAGCGAGACGGGAAAAGGTACGACGGTTACACTTCGGTTTCCGCTTGTTGACGTGTAA
- a CDS encoding general stress protein, with product MANSNSNNSNKNSSNNNDNNSKMSYEEAGRKGGEKTARTHDKEFYQEIGEKGGEATSENHDKKFYQEIGAKGGSNSSNSNGSSNSSSSNSPNNNNN from the coding sequence ATGGCAAACAGTAACAGCAACAACAGCAACAAAAACAGTAGCAACAACAATGACAACAACAGCAAAATGAGTTACGAAGAAGCAGGCCGTAAAGGCGGAGAGAAAACAGCCAGAACCCATGATAAAGAATTCTACCAAGAGATTGGTGAAAAGGGCGGAGAAGCAACCTCAGAAAACCATGACAAAAAATTCTATCAGGAAATTGGAGCAAAAGGCGGTAGTAATTCCAGCAACTCCAATGGTTCAAGCAACTCAAGCAGCTCAAACAGCCCAAACAACAATAATAACTAG
- a CDS encoding DUF3231 family protein, producing the protein MGILSGNPKDEPMHYGEVFSTWNYLFSAKNAVAGYQLQLNHAGDEDLKKLLKEGIEAGQEEAKQIETLLKENGIGLPPTPPEPPQACLDDIPTGARMPDPAISGALSTNIAAGLVACSTAIGQCIREDVAMMFGQFHMQKAQLGAKVLKLNKEKGWLIPPPLHKNKQEHCD; encoded by the coding sequence ATGGGTATTTTAAGTGGAAATCCAAAAGATGAACCAATGCATTATGGTGAAGTATTCAGCACATGGAACTATTTATTCTCAGCTAAAAATGCGGTTGCTGGTTATCAGCTTCAACTGAACCACGCCGGGGATGAAGATCTTAAGAAGTTACTTAAAGAAGGTATTGAAGCCGGGCAGGAAGAGGCAAAACAAATTGAAACCCTGCTTAAAGAAAATGGAATCGGCTTACCGCCTACCCCTCCAGAACCGCCACAGGCGTGTCTCGATGACATTCCAACAGGTGCCCGTATGCCGGACCCTGCTATCTCAGGAGCACTTTCAACCAATATTGCTGCTGGATTAGTTGCTTGCAGTACGGCCATCGGTCAATGTATTCGTGAAGATGTGGCCATGATGTTTGGACAATTCCATATGCAAAAAGCTCAATTAGGGGCTAAAGTACTCAAATTAAACAAAGAAAAAGGCTGGTTAATCCCGCCGCCCCTTCATAAAAACAAACAAGAACATTGTGATTGA
- a CDS encoding YueH family protein yields the protein MITSYEKINLSGNKLAEVYLHKTPDKRFIVSIPAIHWSAEFNQKDDIRIQSTKLQSSLNFHMFQGDTDELVTAIEKLVQSHF from the coding sequence ATGATTACCTCATATGAGAAAATCAATCTGTCCGGAAACAAACTGGCTGAAGTTTATCTCCATAAAACTCCCGACAAACGATTTATCGTATCGATACCAGCAATCCATTGGTCTGCAGAATTCAATCAAAAGGATGACATCAGAATTCAAAGTACAAAACTTCAATCCTCACTTAATTTCCATATGTTCCAAGGGGATACAGACGAATTGGTAACAGCTATCGAAAAGTTAGTTCAAAGCCATTTTTGA
- a CDS encoding DUF1456 family protein: MNLNNNDLLIRLRYALDLKNTEMVEIFELGGIELSKEEVLKVLTKTQYSDDFEDDILEDEDHIPCDDEMFESFLNGFITFKRGPKPGQTGRPELTYEHVNNLLLKKVKIALSLTSEDMIDILDLAGVVITKGELGAIMRREGHNNYRVCGDRYARNFLKGLAIRYRG, encoded by the coding sequence ATGAACCTAAATAATAACGATCTATTGATTCGATTACGATATGCATTGGATCTTAAAAATACAGAAATGGTTGAGATCTTTGAGCTGGGAGGCATTGAGCTTTCAAAGGAAGAAGTGCTGAAGGTTCTAACAAAAACACAGTATAGTGATGATTTCGAGGACGATATCCTGGAGGATGAAGACCATATCCCATGTGATGATGAAATGTTCGAGTCATTCTTGAACGGCTTCATTACGTTTAAAAGAGGGCCAAAACCGGGACAGACGGGACGACCGGAATTGACGTATGAACATGTGAATAATCTTCTATTAAAAAAGGTGAAGATCGCCCTCTCATTAACAAGTGAGGATATGATCGACATCCTGGATCTGGCTGGAGTGGTAATTACAAAAGGTGAATTGGGAGCGATTATGCGAAGAGAAGGCCATAACAATTACAGAGTGTGCGGTGACCGGTATGCACGGAATTTCTTAAAAGGGTTGGCCATCCGATACAGGGGATAA
- a CDS encoding SprT family zinc-dependent metalloprotease: MNHTYSGETIQFEIKYKNRTSIGIYLDSFGNIEVHAPKGTPDESVIRLLEDKWDVILERSKEMKDRLNGPQEKTYQHGEPFLFLGNSFPIQVQHDPSIIQDHVTFDGKTLHIQVKELEDERIQQALKRFYYKQCKAIVEKSIAVHQRHFKTKPRSIRISDSQTTWGTCDGRRQLTFNWKLAMAPQDVIDYVVVHEMCHMVHLNHDRSFWRLVGRIVPDYKEKEHWLAMSSWKMTV, encoded by the coding sequence ATGAATCATACTTATTCTGGTGAGACCATACAGTTTGAGATTAAATATAAGAATCGGACATCCATCGGCATCTACTTGGACAGCTTCGGAAACATTGAAGTCCATGCACCTAAAGGGACCCCGGACGAATCGGTGATCCGGCTGCTGGAGGATAAATGGGATGTGATCCTGGAGAGATCGAAGGAGATGAAGGATCGTCTGAATGGACCACAGGAGAAGACCTATCAACATGGGGAACCCTTTTTGTTTCTTGGGAACTCATTTCCCATACAGGTTCAACACGATCCATCGATCATACAGGATCATGTCACATTTGACGGAAAAACACTGCATATCCAAGTAAAAGAGCTTGAGGATGAACGGATCCAACAGGCGTTAAAACGTTTTTACTACAAGCAGTGCAAAGCGATCGTAGAGAAAAGCATTGCGGTCCATCAACGTCACTTTAAAACCAAGCCCCGTTCCATCCGTATCTCAGACAGTCAAACGACCTGGGGTACCTGTGATGGGAGAAGACAATTGACCTTCAACTGGAAGCTTGCCATGGCCCCCCAGGATGTCATCGACTACGTCGTCGTCCATGAAATGTGCCACATGGTCCACCTCAATCACGACCGGTCCTTCTGGCGTCTTGTCGGGAGAATCGTGCCCGACTATAAAGAGAAAGAACACTGGCTGGCAATGTCCAGTTGGAAGATGACGGTGTAA